The Oreochromis niloticus isolate F11D_XX linkage group LG15, O_niloticus_UMD_NMBU, whole genome shotgun sequence genome includes a region encoding these proteins:
- the LOC102078688 gene encoding rho-related GTP-binding protein RhoB: MADIRKKLVVVGDGACGKTCLLIVFSKDEFPEVYVPTVFETYVADIEVDNKQVQLALWDTAGQEDYDRLRPLSYPDTDVILMCFSVDSPDSLENIPEKWVPEVKHFCPNVPIILVANKKDLRNDENVKNELSRLKLEPVKTEDGRAMATRIGAYDYLECSAKTKEGIWEVFDTATRAALQKRQTTPGGCFKCCVLM; the protein is encoded by the coding sequence ATGGCAGACATACGAAAGAAACTTGTCGTGGTGGGCGACGGTGCATGTGGGAAAACATGTCTACTGATAGTATTCAGCAAAGACGAGTTTCCAGAAGTGTATGTCCCGACTGTGTTTGAGACGTATGTGGCGGACATAGAAGTGGATAACAAGCAAGTCCAGCTGGCTTTGTGGGACACAGCCGGACAAGAGGACTACGACCGGCTGCGGCCGCTCTCCTATCCGGACACCGACGTCATTCTGATGTGCTTCTCGGTGGACAGCCCAGACTCGTTGGAAAACATCCCTGAAAAGTGGGTCCCTGAAGTGAAACACTTTTGTCCGAACGTACCCATCATATTAGTGGCCAACAAGAAGGATCTCCGCAACGACGAGAACGTAAAGAATGAGCTGTCTCGGTTGAAGCTGGAGCCAGTGAAAACAGAGGATGGCCGGGCCATGGCCACGCGCATTGGCGCATATGACTATTTGGAGTGCTCAGCTAAAACCAAGGAGGGGATCTGGGAAGTATTTGACACGGCAACACGGGCGGCTTTACAGAAACGACAAACAACCCCAGGTGGCTGTTTCAAATGCTGTGTTTTAATGTGA